AGTTGCGGGATCTTGATCCCGCCGGAGATCGACCCGTCCGAATGCAGGCGGCCGAACATGTACTCCGGTACGTGGGTACCGGTCTCCCAGACGATCTCGGTGGCCGCGAACTTCACCGGCTGCTTGTGGAAGACGGAGCGGGCGATGGAGTCCCCGAGCACGAACTGAACGGGGGTGAGGATCGCGGCGACGGTGAACGGCACGGTGAAGCCGAGCCGGTGGTAGCGGTCTCGCCGGCCGCGCAGCCAGCCGACCGCGTACACCCCCGCGACGACGTACCCGGCCGTGAGGACGACCCCCGCCACGAAGTGCCAGTACTCGGGCCCGAACATCGGCGTGAAGATAGCCCTACGCACGTCGACGTCCACGGGGTTGCCGGCCGCGTCCAGCGTGAAGCCCCGCGGCGTGTTCATCCAGGAGTTCGCGGCGATGATGCCGAACGCCCCCATCAGCGCGGTCAGCGGCAGGGGCAGACCCAGCCAGAAGTGCGTCCACGGCTTGAGCCTGCGCCAGCCGTAGAGGTAGATCGCGATGAGGACGGCTTCCAGGAAGAAGGCCCACGCCTCGACCCCGAATCCGAGGCCGAAGACATCACCCCAGCGGCCCATCAGTCCCGGCCACAGCAGGCCGAACTCGAAGGAGAGCACGGTACCGGTGACGATGCCGATGGCGAACTGCACGGCCATGACCGCCGACCAGCGGCGGGCGAGCAGCAGGGCGACCGCGTCGCTCTTGCGCAGCCCGCGGTAGTGCATCAGGAGGGTGATGGCCGGCAGGGCCACGCCGAAGGGCACGAGCAGGATGTGGGAGGCCAGGGTGAAGGCCATGAGCTCACGGGCGGGGAGCAGCTGCGGCGGGGTGTCCGCCATGATCGCGATCGCGCTGTTCATGTGGGCCTTGGCGGTTTCGTGTCGGACG
This Streptomyces sp. NBC_00539 DNA region includes the following protein-coding sequences:
- a CDS encoding cytochrome ubiquinol oxidase subunit I, which translates into the protein MNSAIAIMADTPPQLLPARELMAFTLASHILLVPFGVALPAITLLMHYRGLRKSDAVALLLARRWSAVMAVQFAIGIVTGTVLSFEFGLLWPGLMGRWGDVFGLGFGVEAWAFFLEAVLIAIYLYGWRRLKPWTHFWLGLPLPLTALMGAFGIIAANSWMNTPRGFTLDAAGNPVDVDVRRAIFTPMFGPEYWHFVAGVVLTAGYVVAGVYAVGWLRGRRDRYHRLGFTVPFTVAAILTPVQFVLGDSIARSVFHKQPVKFAATEIVWETGTHVPEYMFGRLHSDGSISGGIKIPQLDSILAGFSPDTRVTGLTAVPASDRPTATQATIAHWAFDIMVTIGSLLVLLALWYGWCWLRRRELPRSPWFFRCAAVAGAACLVTVECGWITTEVGRQPWIVYQNMRVSEAVTDTRAASLWAMLAIVVVVYTLILGTFLAVLLTMRTRWRAADEQLVGSHPDGSPEGDTPYGPRRSAAAAAPDHGTAHDDGGGP